A DNA window from Aquarana catesbeiana isolate 2022-GZ linkage group LG01, ASM4218655v1, whole genome shotgun sequence contains the following coding sequences:
- the IGSF6 gene encoding immunoglobulin superfamily member 6, whose protein sequence is MSPGSYVHGNTINSTEQHLYSEIGETITLSCTYSSSSSGPYLFWYRQYPHQIQYILVQGAKTQANYQRNNIELDPGRFQSETNNSHTTLTIHGLSVSDSAVYLCALSDGAQCCKRIQVQY, encoded by the exons ATGTCGCCCGGAA gtTATGTCCATGGAAATACTATAAACTCAACAGAGCAGCATCTTTATAGTGAAATTGGAGAAACAATAACATTATCCTGTACATATTCCTCTAGTAGCAGTGGTCCATACCTGTTCTGGTATCGTCAGTATCCTcatcagatacagtatattcttGTCCAAGGAGCTAAAACTCAAGCTAACTATCAGCGTAATAACATAGAACTGGACCCTGGAAGGTTTCAGTCAGAGACCAACAATTCTCATACAACGTTAACCATCCATGGCCTGTCAGTGTCAGATTCAGCTGTGTACCTGTGTGCTCTGAGTGATGGTGCACAGTGCTGTAAAAGAATTCAGGTTCAGTATTAA